The following are from one region of the Candidatus Zixiibacteriota bacterium genome:
- a CDS encoding type VI secretion system baseplate subunit TssG, translated as MTDEMIMPELCSRRHPLHFATALNILGKTCIDIRSVDILAVGEYENYKGEVIEQNPSAGTPVGPGSKIVLMIGYNSAVDYMPYQFFYGLSGSTARTDDWDMQSRKLMAPFDASVIRYTSIAKRDALTFSLSFVEEEHLHRFLKLFDFDSDRHSGSFSELMFWFTLLPMYHHWAGNAELVEKVLTHLAGYECQIIENVSSTFEIARGICFSLGSAESRLAVNSLVGRSFSECDSAYDVIIRDVKTEDIGEFVPGGRIREKVERALDLCMPSNLVSQIKVMGEQKRMQIGRKADCGYLGYSSYV; from the coding sequence ATGACCGATGAAATGATAATGCCTGAGCTCTGCAGTAGACGGCACCCGCTTCACTTCGCCACTGCTCTCAACATTCTCGGCAAGACCTGCATTGATATCCGCAGTGTAGATATACTTGCTGTCGGCGAGTACGAAAACTACAAGGGCGAAGTTATTGAACAGAATCCTTCGGCGGGAACTCCAGTCGGGCCTGGCTCCAAAATTGTCCTGATGATAGGCTACAATAGTGCAGTTGATTATATGCCGTATCAGTTCTTTTACGGACTCAGTGGCTCCACTGCCCGCACCGACGATTGGGATATGCAATCCCGGAAACTGATGGCACCTTTTGATGCTTCGGTGATAAGATACACGTCCATTGCGAAGAGAGATGCTCTCACATTCAGCCTTAGTTTTGTCGAAGAGGAGCATCTTCACCGCTTTCTCAAGTTATTCGACTTTGATTCCGATCGACATTCAGGTTCATTTTCGGAGCTTATGTTTTGGTTCACTCTTCTCCCCATGTACCATCATTGGGCAGGCAATGCTGAGTTGGTCGAGAAGGTTCTCACGCATCTGGCCGGATATGAGTGTCAAATCATCGAGAACGTGTCATCAACATTTGAAATAGCGAGAGGGATTTGTTTCAGTCTTGGGTCGGCAGAGAGCAGACTCGCGGTGAACTCGCTCGTGGGACGGTCATTTTCAGAGTGCGATTCTGCCTATGACGTCATCATCAGAGATGTGAAGACTGAAGACATCGGCGAGTTTGTGCCGGGTGGGCGTATAAGAGAAAAAGTGGAAAGAGCGCTCGACCTGTGCATGCCAAGCAATCTTGTCAGCCAAATAAAAGTTATGGGCGAGCAAAAACGTATGCAGATCGGGAGAAAAGCAGATTGTGGTTATCTCGGCTATTCCAGTTATGTATAG
- a CDS encoding GPW/gp25 family protein, whose product MEYLSLPLVLREGYLSRAALDESIRYSIGLILSTRVGSIPFDPGYGCEIWDKEYSDLYTANKSDIRAGLRNAIDRSQKMLYNVSVSFANVEGSNSHPIGLAIKVSGSYRDNDEEKKFEGTFVIG is encoded by the coding sequence ATGGAATACCTGTCACTACCTCTGGTACTGAGAGAGGGCTATCTCTCCAGAGCGGCGCTCGATGAATCAATAAGATACTCTATCGGGCTGATTCTTTCCACAAGAGTCGGCTCAATACCATTCGATCCGGGATACGGCTGCGAAATTTGGGACAAAGAATATTCCGACCTCTATACCGCCAACAAATCCGATATCAGAGCAGGTCTACGCAATGCAATTGACCGATCCCAGAAAATGCTCTACAATGTGTCGGTCTCTTTCGCAAATGTGGAGGGGTCGAACTCACATCCAATAGGACTTGCAATCAAAGTCTCCGGCAGCTACCGTGATAACGATGAAGAGAAGAAGTTTGAGGGCACCTTTGTGATTGGTTAG
- a CDS encoding DUF5458 family protein: MGEEEKLEPQAEAAEAAAAKPALEVEKVSDEEFAAILGDTFGDFKKLAGLLPSFKTTDGDLVRGVEWLDPKKDFQRKEFLTKKDFETQRKLLAERLRIWIDNFAKEENIETIRKSLNEQSTKLEANLEKNMKKVHRESRELETTYRAIDKFFANAQQEPDEKVNAYFANVSGEELVDPDDKEKFEELSKAVADLYREWSIKDCFSMAVIPGYLGSVENIDTVARQLGLPNKLHIMTDLPNLESVEEVMDMLDDPNYANLPGIDNYKQYVSVFANYLLAREQNQYEDEDMWIPPSASVAGKMYQGDTTVGMQQPMAGFKHGKIADAKYLRFKANQPDASKINEKGVNPMVSFEGTAVSMGAATLFSKETFNVYSIRRTYDYVYKTLRNYLNKQTFSVIDQKFVDTMRRDIDKFMKAISGGDNILQDYRVEIFADEEMRKRQEIDIKVALNPKYPARTFNIEFTAWNQDDQTSVKDK, translated from the coding sequence ATGGGTGAAGAAGAGAAATTGGAACCACAGGCAGAGGCTGCTGAGGCGGCCGCGGCAAAGCCAGCACTCGAAGTCGAGAAAGTATCGGATGAGGAATTTGCGGCGATACTGGGGGATACATTCGGTGATTTCAAGAAGCTGGCAGGACTGCTTCCGTCATTCAAGACCACTGATGGCGATCTCGTTCGGGGCGTAGAATGGCTCGATCCGAAGAAGGACTTTCAGCGCAAAGAATTCCTGACCAAGAAGGACTTCGAAACTCAACGGAAACTTCTCGCCGAGCGCCTGCGAATCTGGATAGACAATTTCGCGAAGGAAGAAAATATCGAGACCATCCGCAAGAGCCTTAATGAGCAGTCTACCAAGCTCGAGGCGAATCTCGAAAAGAATATGAAGAAAGTGCACAGGGAGTCACGCGAACTTGAGACGACCTATCGCGCTATTGACAAGTTCTTCGCAAATGCCCAGCAGGAACCGGACGAGAAGGTCAATGCCTACTTCGCCAATGTCAGCGGAGAGGAACTGGTCGATCCCGATGACAAGGAGAAATTCGAGGAATTGTCGAAAGCTGTCGCCGATCTCTATCGCGAGTGGAGTATCAAAGACTGCTTCTCGATGGCCGTGATCCCCGGTTATCTCGGCAGTGTCGAAAACATTGACACCGTCGCGCGACAGCTCGGTCTCCCGAACAAGCTGCACATCATGACTGACCTCCCCAATCTGGAGAGTGTCGAGGAAGTCATGGACATGCTCGACGATCCAAACTACGCCAACCTTCCCGGAATCGACAACTACAAGCAGTATGTATCGGTGTTCGCGAACTACCTTCTGGCTCGCGAGCAGAACCAGTACGAAGACGAGGACATGTGGATACCACCGTCAGCGTCAGTCGCCGGCAAGATGTACCAGGGTGACACAACAGTCGGCATGCAGCAGCCGATGGCAGGTTTCAAGCATGGGAAGATTGCCGATGCGAAGTATCTGAGGTTCAAGGCGAATCAGCCGGATGCCAGCAAGATAAATGAAAAAGGCGTCAACCCGATGGTCAGCTTTGAAGGCACGGCAGTTTCTATGGGTGCCGCGACACTGTTCAGCAAGGAGACGTTCAACGTCTACTCCATTCGTCGCACATACGATTATGTGTATAAGACTCTGCGCAATTACCTGAACAAACAGACGTTCTCCGTGATCGATCAGAAATTTGTCGACACTATGCGTCGCGACATCGACAAATTTATGAAAGCGATTAGCGGCGGTGACAATATTCTTCAGGATTATCGCGTCGAGATATTTGCTGATGAAGAGATGCGCAAGCGTCAGGAGATCGATATTAAGGTCGCGCTCAATCCGAAATATCCAGCGAGGACATTCAATATCGAGTTCACTGCCTGGAATCAGGATGACCAGACGAGCGTAAAGGATAAGTAA
- a CDS encoding type VI secretion system contractile sheath small subunit, with translation MAKFILGATEKIQRDDSIPVELLPSNKMLYAAKLNNSEEADVAPKRCNNLKEVFEKFQPSFSVEMETADGEPVNGDFDIRAMKDFTSKELIEKNEHLQKTYYSKEMMSDLDKQLKKNKSLQKILQDSDKKEALLKVMAYYIDLLSE, from the coding sequence ATGGCGAAGTTCATTTTGGGAGCGACCGAGAAGATCCAACGGGATGATTCTATCCCGGTCGAACTTCTCCCTTCCAACAAGATGTTGTACGCGGCAAAACTCAACAACAGCGAGGAAGCCGACGTAGCACCGAAGAGATGCAACAACCTCAAAGAAGTCTTTGAGAAATTCCAGCCGTCTTTCTCAGTGGAGATGGAGACTGCCGACGGCGAGCCTGTCAACGGCGACTTTGATATCCGGGCGATGAAAGATTTCACGTCCAAGGAACTCATCGAGAAAAATGAGCATCTCCAGAAAACATATTACAGCAAAGAGATGATGTCCGATCTCGACAAGCAGCTTAAGAAGAACAAATCCCTGCAGAAGATCCTTCAGGACAGTGACAAGAAAGAAGCTCTTCTGAAAGTCATGGCTTACTACATCGATCTTTTGAGCGAATAG
- a CDS encoding AAA family ATPase → MPIDVTNIELLKKDFDEKVRKFAPLKKVAESIERTIEDADVASVVARRTGIPVSKMLTAEKDRLINMESFLSRKIVGQEKAIEAIANAIRKARAGLKLANRPVGSFLFLGPTGTGKTYLPKLLAEFLFDDKNAMVRLDMSEFMESHSVAKLIGAPPGYVGYEAGGVLTEAVRRKPFSIVLFDETEKAHPDVFNVLLQLLDDGRLTDGQNRTVDFSNTIVVLTSNYAADKILDADREGRDVDMDEVRTFLFSKFRPEFLNRLNDIIIYHTFTPEQVEVIAGLEFNNLCGMLSDQNIEATLSKEAKSKLAKDGYTFELGARPIQRIIERDIVNRLSVDIITGKIKAGDRVNIGVKDDNYTFTTERSK, encoded by the coding sequence ATGCCTATAGATGTCACAAACATTGAACTCCTGAAGAAGGATTTCGACGAGAAGGTGAGGAAGTTCGCGCCATTGAAGAAAGTGGCTGAATCCATAGAGCGCACAATTGAGGACGCTGATGTTGCTTCTGTCGTCGCCCGCCGAACCGGCATACCTGTCTCCAAGATGTTGACAGCAGAAAAAGACCGTCTGATCAATATGGAATCATTCCTGTCCAGGAAAATCGTCGGGCAGGAGAAGGCGATTGAAGCTATAGCCAATGCGATTCGCAAGGCAAGGGCTGGACTGAAGCTTGCAAACAGACCAGTCGGGTCGTTCTTGTTTCTCGGACCTACCGGCACCGGCAAGACATATCTGCCAAAGCTGCTTGCGGAGTTTCTCTTCGACGACAAGAACGCAATGGTTAGACTCGACATGTCGGAATTTATGGAGTCGCACTCTGTCGCCAAGCTGATAGGCGCTCCGCCCGGATATGTCGGATATGAGGCTGGAGGTGTTCTGACGGAAGCGGTGCGACGGAAACCGTTCTCTATCGTGCTTTTTGATGAGACCGAGAAAGCTCACCCCGATGTCTTTAACGTTCTGTTGCAGCTTCTTGATGATGGCAGGCTGACAGATGGACAGAATCGAACCGTCGACTTTTCCAACACGATCGTCGTACTAACGTCGAACTATGCCGCAGACAAGATTCTGGATGCTGATAGAGAGGGTCGCGATGTCGATATGGATGAAGTTCGCACTTTCCTTTTCAGCAAATTCAGACCGGAGTTCCTGAACCGTCTCAATGACATCATTATCTATCACACATTCACGCCGGAGCAGGTAGAAGTGATAGCGGGTCTTGAATTCAACAATCTCTGCGGTATGCTATCTGACCAGAATATCGAGGCCACTCTCAGCAAGGAAGCGAAGTCGAAACTGGCGAAGGATGGTTACACATTCGAGCTCGGAGCAAGACCGATCCAGAGAATCATTGAGCGAGATATCGTCAACAGACTGTCAGTTGATATAATAACCGGTAAGATAAAAGCTGGAGATCGTGTTAACATAGGAGTAAAGGACGACAACTACACGTTCACCACTGAGAGAAGTAAATAA
- a CDS encoding ATP-dependent Clp protease ATP-binding subunit — protein sequence MDIASYSADSRAVIRVAREVAASFKHPEIYVEHLLIATIRHDSSEVESILNQLGKSVAFIEAIAEEHLKEIPKRSSTKENQTVSPAVQDTLTDALEEKAKLFDPLVEPEHIFIAVFDPKSGLSPYVREKVDIKKEDIYRAIADTKSVEEIATAGAALSGTGAEAQGKKEIAGTLKYCIDMTNQAAAGEFDPMIGREKELQQLIQILLRRRKNSPSLVGGAGVGKSAIVEGFAQAVIANEVPKALQNVKVMAVDMGSLVAGAKYKGEFEERFKSLVSEVVKSGGKIILFIDEIHTLVGAGNVSGGMDAANLIKPALARGHMRLIGATTEEEYTKYIEKDKALDRRFERVKVEQPNFDDAVRIVKGVIAKYEDHHKISFTDEAITGSVRYAMRYLSERNLPDIALDLVDESASELAVKEEFSKTRVVEIETNIAELKGLIEALEGKNPDKEKEKFDELQEKYDDFSRNFDRLQEFWGHRVEASEGVE from the coding sequence ATGGATATCGCAAGTTATTCGGCTGATTCCCGGGCGGTAATTCGAGTCGCCCGTGAAGTAGCAGCATCATTCAAGCACCCGGAAATCTACGTCGAACACCTCCTTATCGCGACGATTCGACATGATTCCTCTGAAGTCGAGTCGATACTGAATCAGCTTGGCAAGAGTGTCGCATTCATCGAAGCGATCGCGGAGGAGCACCTGAAAGAGATTCCGAAGAGGTCATCGACCAAAGAGAACCAGACAGTCTCCCCTGCCGTGCAGGATACTTTGACCGATGCTCTGGAAGAGAAAGCTAAGCTGTTCGATCCTCTTGTTGAGCCCGAGCACATTTTCATAGCAGTATTCGATCCGAAGTCGGGCCTCTCCCCTTATGTGCGTGAAAAGGTCGATATCAAGAAAGAAGATATCTATCGAGCAATAGCAGACACCAAGTCTGTTGAGGAGATCGCAACGGCAGGTGCTGCTTTGTCCGGGACAGGCGCCGAGGCGCAAGGTAAGAAAGAAATCGCAGGCACGCTCAAGTATTGTATCGACATGACTAACCAGGCGGCTGCAGGCGAATTCGACCCGATGATCGGCCGCGAAAAGGAGCTTCAGCAGCTGATCCAGATTCTTCTGAGGCGCAGAAAAAATAGCCCCTCACTGGTAGGCGGTGCAGGAGTCGGTAAGAGCGCTATTGTCGAAGGCTTTGCTCAGGCGGTCATCGCTAACGAGGTTCCGAAAGCCCTCCAGAATGTTAAAGTCATGGCTGTCGACATGGGATCGCTCGTTGCGGGTGCGAAGTACAAGGGCGAATTCGAAGAGCGATTCAAGTCATTAGTCAGCGAAGTTGTCAAATCCGGTGGCAAGATTATCCTGTTCATCGATGAAATCCACACGTTGGTAGGTGCTGGTAACGTATCGGGCGGCATGGATGCGGCAAACCTCATCAAGCCGGCCCTCGCGCGCGGCCATATGCGGCTGATCGGTGCTACCACCGAGGAAGAATACACCAAGTACATCGAAAAAGACAAGGCACTCGACAGGAGATTCGAGCGGGTGAAAGTCGAGCAGCCTAATTTCGATGACGCTGTAAGGATAGTTAAGGGCGTGATAGCGAAGTACGAGGACCATCACAAGATATCGTTCACGGATGAGGCTATAACAGGTTCAGTAAGATATGCGATGCGATATCTCAGCGAACGGAACCTCCCTGACATCGCCCTCGACCTCGTTGATGAATCTGCATCAGAGCTTGCGGTCAAAGAAGAGTTCAGCAAAACTCGAGTCGTTGAGATCGAGACCAACATCGCTGAGTTGAAAGGACTAATAGAAGCTTTGGAAGGCAAGAATCCCGACAAGGAGAAAGAGAAATTCGATGAACTTCAGGAGAAGTATGATGACTTCTCCAGAAATTTCGATCGCCTTCAGGAATTCTGGGGACATCGGGTCGAAGCTTCTGAGGGGGTGGAATAA
- a CDS encoding pentapeptide repeat-containing protein: MTSELSDKEKSDLKDIEKFNAEVGQLGWHVEDKLIEELDISGIVLNQSSLKNIGFKNVAGREARITNSEFRNVKFASDDFSNSQFTDVRFIECEFGGVSFEQSTFNNCSFTDCRSVRAKLSDAAFRKCTFSNCADDSGIYTRAEFINTKLIKPDWHNTSLYHARFDLTEIIDGKLELVVFGNAKIDDLKISESNIMSGSFGESTIKKLLFEKCESKSISFGKAKIQQLIILGCSGFNGLNIVNSDCQLLTIDSCEKMSEPKIYISKVDSLTLRNSNLAYLYCVESVFGSGGEITSCKISGANFEGAQMTGVAISDCEFSDYLVISNGTFRRLSLARVTYTDGIEIDSETVNYIESDRFAPK; the protein is encoded by the coding sequence ATGACGTCCGAATTAAGCGACAAGGAAAAAAGTGATCTCAAAGACATTGAGAAATTCAATGCCGAAGTCGGTCAGTTGGGGTGGCACGTCGAGGATAAGCTGATTGAGGAACTGGACATATCCGGCATCGTGCTTAATCAGTCATCGTTGAAGAACATTGGATTTAAGAATGTCGCGGGCAGGGAAGCCCGGATCACAAATTCGGAGTTCAGAAATGTCAAGTTCGCCTCCGACGACTTCTCGAATTCCCAGTTCACGGATGTCCGTTTTATTGAGTGTGAATTCGGAGGTGTATCTTTTGAACAGAGCACATTCAACAACTGTTCTTTCACAGACTGCCGAAGCGTTAGAGCAAAGCTAAGTGATGCAGCCTTCAGAAAATGCACATTTAGCAATTGCGCCGATGATTCCGGTATATACACCAGGGCAGAGTTCATTAACACCAAGCTAATCAAACCAGATTGGCACAACACAAGTCTCTATCATGCCAGATTCGACTTGACTGAGATCATTGACGGCAAGTTGGAACTCGTTGTATTCGGCAATGCCAAAATCGACGATCTAAAGATTTCTGAGTCGAACATCATGTCAGGCAGCTTCGGTGAAAGCACTATAAAGAAGCTCCTGTTTGAAAAATGCGAAAGCAAGAGCATCTCCTTTGGAAAAGCGAAGATCCAGCAGTTGATCATCCTCGGATGCAGCGGTTTCAATGGCCTCAACATCGTCAACTCTGACTGCCAGCTGCTCACGATCGACAGTTGCGAGAAGATGTCGGAGCCGAAAATCTACATTTCCAAGGTCGATAGCCTCACCCTACGCAACAGCAATCTCGCGTATCTCTATTGCGTAGAGTCAGTTTTCGGATCTGGTGGAGAGATTACCAGCTGCAAGATATCAGGTGCGAACTTCGAGGGAGCACAGATGACTGGCGTGGCGATCAGCGACTGCGAATTCTCTGACTACCTGGTCATTTCAAACGGAACGTTCAGGAGACTCTCTCTGGCTAGGGTGACCTACACTGATGGCATTGAGATAGACAGCGAAACTGTGAATTACATTGAGTCCGATAGATTTGCGCCGAAGTAA
- a CDS encoding metallophosphoesterase, with translation MSPQGTTGRRHDVIYAIPAMILYPSLLTPQVVVGTQSPRDIELLILLNDGYTLSNDNIDYQIKITGGLDPAKSFSVNPLSQLDGSVEISFRSIVLDENVIATDTRFKGVLDSQSLQMLRDAAYTQLYCVSIRHTNLLANGVNNLFWLYPHDQTWHEITSAGAAPASGPGVVPTHTLNRVEPGKITSNEIQDDQIRTVLRNMNGPNIIEGGQYCYRLTEDDVDHTEADLMNPIQAYHPVVYYEQCPPYLNMGHLTDIHLAARQTVLSRCEARVIEYPFETVAAQPSEGAPPSSETPSETQSDSQSPPSPAPTYDIYVIVSGDWLSKIASRYGMTWQQLWHYDGGTGIPNSQRLRSGDPDLIYPGEEIVVPPSSPPPQTENPPHLHVSPESVAIVAHPGGADTGPQSVTIVNTGGDTLNWTAAPDDDWVSISPASGVTTSDNPNSALISTNASGREPGTYQSSITISSAEANNSPQQVQVTLIVAEEEIPLEDSPKIGSMIGVSTRIIKSLLDRVGSDPGIHALMLTGDLIDFNKMLYPDRTSRTVKQIWDQVALDDSYESRYQDYVDAIALYTLIVYFYKRYQKPVYVVTGNHDAYALPYGISPRVAWVRANPGIAADHNLTIYEATLAFGETYGVVKEMGTFHYEKLQWFYTVFTPFSDFASGFPDQNLVGMAWGDEEDVLDFPGIDQGFGHLPRADDPVTDTQLALLNRAIEDQKKIIFTSHFTFVSYLESIPMSTAEEGDVEFDTYWDADDHDQGTFETNRQPLYEEHLVTRRTIQVVLTGHSHRRGFYTINRLDYSGDNSVKTSYYDFSDYPALRATGRRVTPIVIVSDSAGPHPRLNKAGEFNGVGSDHSAGSKICFDSAGDVERMEPVKAATKPRIAVAVDYYDILENNPTIGHHDRVLETFESDKFLIRDEHRGTVDYRFRLVIFQHVRNLVNLEDIVIYVYAADGEWKKIQMQYDGSSRWIIPRGRDAQTFFNFVAGNNERSIFMSIKFNQRSPLVSHYDFDSRWNFEIQIDSDTSGGGIFGTDTHKVYTIERDVDRAEIPDYEWRRRFEKYR, from the coding sequence ATGAGTCCACAAGGTACAACCGGAAGACGTCACGATGTAATTTATGCCATTCCCGCAATGATATTATATCCGTCGCTGCTAACCCCGCAGGTAGTCGTGGGCACGCAGAGTCCCCGGGATATTGAATTGCTAATACTCCTAAATGACGGTTATACACTATCCAATGACAACATCGATTATCAGATAAAGATCACCGGAGGCCTTGATCCGGCCAAAAGTTTCTCAGTTAATCCTCTTTCGCAATTGGATGGGTCGGTTGAAATATCTTTCCGCAGTATAGTCTTAGATGAAAATGTCATAGCCACTGACACCAGATTCAAAGGGGTTCTTGACAGCCAATCCCTTCAGATGCTTCGTGACGCGGCGTACACGCAGTTGTACTGCGTCTCCATCAGACACACTAATCTGCTCGCCAACGGTGTTAATAATCTATTCTGGCTCTATCCGCATGATCAGACCTGGCATGAGATAACATCCGCCGGTGCTGCTCCCGCATCCGGACCGGGTGTCGTTCCAACACATACTCTAAATCGCGTCGAACCGGGAAAGATTACATCAAACGAGATTCAGGATGATCAAATAAGAACTGTTCTCCGAAATATGAATGGTCCCAATATAATCGAGGGTGGACAGTACTGCTATAGATTAACTGAAGATGATGTTGACCACACAGAAGCGGATCTGATGAACCCTATTCAGGCCTATCATCCTGTGGTCTATTACGAGCAATGCCCACCATACTTGAACATGGGACATCTGACAGACATTCACCTTGCCGCAAGGCAGACCGTATTGTCCAGATGCGAAGCAAGGGTCATTGAGTATCCATTTGAGACGGTCGCAGCGCAGCCATCCGAAGGCGCACCGCCATCATCTGAGACACCATCGGAGACTCAATCTGATTCTCAGTCTCCCCCCTCTCCCGCCCCGACATATGACATCTATGTCATTGTGAGCGGCGACTGGCTTTCCAAGATTGCCTCACGCTATGGCATGACATGGCAGCAGCTCTGGCACTATGACGGCGGAACAGGTATCCCGAATTCGCAGCGTCTCAGAAGCGGCGATCCCGATCTGATATATCCGGGAGAGGAGATCGTCGTGCCTCCCTCCTCTCCGCCACCACAGACTGAGAATCCTCCGCACCTTCACGTTTCTCCCGAGTCGGTTGCGATTGTTGCACATCCGGGCGGTGCCGACACAGGACCTCAATCGGTCACCATAGTCAATACCGGAGGCGACACACTGAATTGGACTGCAGCTCCAGATGATGACTGGGTAAGCATCAGTCCTGCATCGGGCGTTACTACATCCGACAATCCAAATTCAGCTCTCATTTCCACCAATGCCAGCGGCAGGGAACCAGGCACATATCAGTCTTCGATTACGATCTCATCTGCGGAGGCGAACAACTCGCCACAGCAGGTTCAAGTGACGCTGATTGTCGCTGAGGAAGAAATCCCGCTGGAGGATTCTCCCAAAATAGGTTCTATGATTGGAGTCTCCACGCGCATCATAAAGTCCCTGCTTGACCGCGTAGGAAGTGATCCTGGGATCCACGCGCTCATGCTTACAGGAGATCTCATTGATTTCAACAAAATGCTCTATCCGGACAGGACAAGTAGAACGGTTAAGCAGATTTGGGATCAGGTTGCCCTCGACGATTCATACGAATCAAGATATCAGGATTATGTTGACGCTATCGCCCTATATACGCTCATAGTCTATTTCTACAAGAGATATCAGAAGCCCGTTTACGTTGTCACAGGAAATCACGATGCGTATGCGCTGCCATACGGTATCTCTCCTCGAGTCGCATGGGTCCGTGCCAATCCCGGCATCGCTGCGGATCACAATCTGACCATCTATGAAGCGACACTCGCATTCGGAGAGACTTATGGGGTAGTCAAGGAAATGGGTACGTTCCATTACGAGAAACTTCAGTGGTTCTATACTGTGTTCACTCCTTTCTCTGATTTCGCTTCAGGATTTCCTGACCAAAACCTTGTCGGAATGGCGTGGGGAGATGAGGAAGATGTGCTAGATTTCCCCGGAATAGATCAGGGCTTCGGCCATCTTCCGAGAGCCGATGATCCAGTGACCGACACTCAGCTTGCACTGTTGAACCGCGCAATCGAAGATCAGAAGAAGATCATATTCACAAGCCACTTCACATTTGTCAGCTATCTCGAAAGCATCCCCATGAGCACTGCTGAAGAGGGAGATGTGGAATTCGACACATACTGGGATGCAGACGATCATGATCAGGGGACATTCGAGACCAACAGACAGCCGCTCTATGAAGAACATCTTGTCACTCGCCGCACCATACAGGTCGTATTGACGGGGCATTCGCATCGAAGAGGCTTCTACACCATTAACCGACTAGATTACAGCGGTGACAATTCGGTGAAAACCAGCTACTACGATTTCTCAGATTATCCTGCGCTTAGAGCTACCGGCAGGCGAGTCACTCCCATAGTGATAGTGTCAGACTCCGCAGGGCCGCATCCGAGACTCAACAAGGCAGGCGAGTTCAACGGCGTGGGAAGTGACCACTCGGCAGGTTCGAAGATCTGCTTCGATTCAGCGGGTGATGTCGAGAGGATGGAGCCTGTCAAGGCGGCTACAAAGCCGCGAATAGCGGTAGCAGTTGACTATTATGACATACTTGAAAATAACCCGACAATCGGTCACCATGATCGAGTCCTTGAGACATTCGAATCGGACAAGTTCCTCATCCGCGACGAACATCGCGGGACGGTCGACTACAGATTCAGATTGGTTATTTTCCAGCATGTACGCAATTTAGTGAATTTGGAAGACATTGTGATTTATGTCTATGCCGCCGATGGAGAGTGGAAAAAGATTCAGATGCAATATGACGGCTCAAGCCGATGGATAATACCGCGCGGCAGGGATGCGCAGACGTTCTTCAATTTCGTTGCCGGCAACAACGAGCGATCAATCTTCATGTCGATAAAGTTCAATCAGAGAAGCCCTCTCGTTTCCCATTACGATTTCGACAGCAGGTGGAACTTCGAGATTCAGATAGACTCGGACACCTCTGGCGGAGGGATATTCGGAACTGACACTCACAAAGTGTATACAATCGAAAGAGATGTGGACCGAGCCGAAATACCCGACTATGAGTGGAGAAGGCGATTTGAGAAATACCGTTAA
- a CDS encoding DUF1795 domain-containing protein, whose product MSETIFKLDIPRGWEDQTVYHFRGPSDGETAHQVTLVLNRQLQHLDVADFAKEWIDPIKSTLQGVDVLKDEAITLDRGNQAHEFVYRWTPSGGVQAIHKYVFVIKDGIGFTFSGEFSKKTLKTVGVGMMKLIEALVPGTYEIAEVDDA is encoded by the coding sequence ATGAGTGAGACTATTTTCAAGCTGGACATTCCCCGTGGCTGGGAAGATCAAACCGTTTATCATTTTCGAGGACCGAGCGACGGCGAGACTGCACATCAGGTGACACTTGTGCTGAACAGACAGCTTCAACATCTCGATGTTGCCGACTTCGCGAAGGAGTGGATCGATCCGATAAAATCGACTCTTCAAGGAGTTGATGTTCTCAAAGATGAAGCTATCACTCTCGATCGAGGCAATCAGGCGCACGAATTCGTCTATAGGTGGACACCATCCGGCGGAGTACAAGCTATCCACAAATATGTCTTTGTGATAAAAGACGGAATCGGGTTCACATTTTCCGGTGAGTTTTCGAAGAAGACATTGAAGACTGTCGGCGTCGGAATGATGAAACTGATCGAAGCCCTCGTACCCGGAACGTACGAAATTGCAGAAGTAGACGATGCCTGA